Proteins co-encoded in one Candidatus Limnocylindrales bacterium genomic window:
- a CDS encoding cytochrome c oxidase assembly protein codes for MRCTAQRGLPVKRATLAAACAVLATCWMGPLPQLAQRAFFAHMAVHMLVVAAAAPLLAMSVAGTRADPVARWPHLFPPLPVSLVELVVVWAWHMPALHHAARHDGTAFVLEQTTFLLSGLLLWLAVLGGGRVHRAAQGAAGVAALLLTSMHMTLLGALLALSPRPLFAHHGSAFGLSALEDQHLGGAFMLLVGGLTYTGGGLWLMSELLRARRREGEALS; via the coding sequence ATGCGCTGCACTGCCCAACGAGGGTTGCCGGTGAAACGTGCGACACTTGCGGCCGCGTGCGCCGTGCTGGCCACGTGCTGGATGGGCCCGCTGCCGCAGCTGGCGCAGCGCGCGTTCTTCGCGCACATGGCGGTGCACATGCTCGTCGTGGCCGCGGCTGCGCCGCTGCTGGCGATGTCGGTTGCGGGCACGCGAGCCGATCCCGTCGCGCGCTGGCCGCATCTGTTTCCGCCGCTGCCCGTCTCGCTGGTGGAGCTGGTGGTCGTGTGGGCCTGGCACATGCCGGCGCTGCACCATGCGGCACGTCACGACGGCACCGCCTTCGTGCTCGAGCAGACGACGTTTCTGCTCTCGGGCCTGCTGCTATGGCTGGCTGTCCTTGGCGGCGGCCGCGTGCACCGGGCGGCGCAGGGCGCGGCGGGAGTGGCCGCGCTGCTGCTGACCTCGATGCACATGACGCTGCTCGGTGCACTGTTGGCACTGTCGCCGCGTCCTCTCTTCGCCCATCACGGCTCCGCTTTCGGCCTGAGCGCGCTGGAGGATCAGCACCTCGGCGGCGCGTTCATGCTGCTGGTCGGCGGCCTGACCTACACCGGCGGCGGCCTTTGGCTGATGTCCGAGCTGCTGCGCGCGCGGCGGCGGGAAGGCGAGGCTTTGTCGTGA
- a CDS encoding c-type cytochrome translates to MASFLAVLVLVVVASGIVPVKASSGHWKVTDLFLHFAMQRSVATHSLAVAEPPRLDDPALIMLGASHYELGCRPCHGLPETEMPRIPQRMTPAPPLLPPTLSHWKPRELFYIVMHGVKFTGMPAWPAPERDDEVWAVVSFLLAFPGMSMDEYRRLALAEREEGSLVQNAASAAGVTAQADATVPLDDAAAGVQPPAVREVQAIVASCAHCHGDDGAGRSNLVPSIAAQRERYLRNALVAYARNERSSGIMEPVAAALNAAQIEQLARHYASLPARPGAGSGRDVRSRFRRSIERGRRIAEQGIARERVPACSECHEPQGRRSNPAYPRLAGQHARYLVAQLELLQSDRRGGSRFVRLMRPVASRLTIRQARDVARYYESIETH, encoded by the coding sequence TTGGCATCGTTTCTCGCCGTCCTGGTGCTGGTCGTCGTCGCTTCCGGCATCGTGCCGGTGAAGGCGAGCTCGGGCCATTGGAAGGTGACGGACCTGTTCCTGCATTTCGCGATGCAGCGGTCGGTGGCCACGCACAGCCTCGCCGTCGCCGAGCCACCCCGGCTCGACGATCCCGCGCTCATCATGCTCGGCGCGTCGCACTACGAGCTCGGCTGCCGTCCATGCCACGGCCTGCCCGAGACGGAGATGCCGCGCATCCCGCAACGCATGACGCCGGCGCCGCCGCTCCTGCCGCCCACGCTCTCGCACTGGAAGCCGCGCGAGCTGTTCTACATCGTCATGCATGGCGTGAAATTCACCGGCATGCCGGCATGGCCGGCGCCCGAACGTGACGACGAGGTGTGGGCCGTGGTGTCATTCCTGCTCGCGTTCCCGGGGATGAGCATGGACGAATACCGGCGCCTTGCGCTGGCCGAGCGGGAAGAGGGGTCGTTGGTACAGAACGCTGCGTCGGCGGCGGGCGTGACTGCGCAGGCGGATGCTACCGTCCCGCTCGATGACGCTGCAGCGGGCGTGCAGCCGCCGGCGGTTCGTGAGGTGCAGGCAATCGTCGCCAGCTGCGCGCACTGTCACGGAGACGACGGCGCCGGCCGCAGCAACCTGGTGCCCAGCATCGCCGCACAGCGCGAGCGTTATCTGCGCAATGCCCTTGTCGCCTACGCTCGCAACGAACGCAGCAGCGGGATCATGGAGCCGGTCGCCGCGGCGTTGAACGCCGCGCAGATCGAGCAGTTGGCCAGGCACTATGCGTCGCTGCCCGCCAGGCCGGGCGCGGGTTCCGGGCGCGACGTGCGGAGTCGTTTTCGTCGCTCGATCGAGCGCGGGCGGCGCATCGCCGAGCAGGGCATCGCCCGCGAGCGCGTGCCGGCATGCTCGGAGTGCCATGAGCCGCAGGGCCGGCGGTCCAATCCAGCGTACCCGAGGCTGGCGGGACAGCACGCCCGCTATCTCGTCGCCCAACTCGAGTTGCTCCAAAGCGACCGCCGCGGGGGATCACGCTTCGTGCGGCTCATGCGGCCGGTTGCCTCCCGCCTGACGATACGTCAGGCGCGGGATGTGGCGCGGTACTACGAAAGCATCGAGACGCATTGA
- the ilvN gene encoding acetolactate synthase small subunit, which translates to MSTAMEMTDADARRTAPAHAVLEVEVCNHPGVMSHVVGLFSRRAYNVDGILVMPIGDGTRSRIWLRVAEDARLEQMMKQVAKLEDVLEVRRHGAGHAVFERIGEFFR; encoded by the coding sequence ATGAGCACTGCCATGGAGATGACCGACGCCGATGCTCGCAGGACCGCGCCCGCGCATGCCGTGCTCGAGGTCGAGGTGTGCAATCATCCGGGAGTGATGTCGCACGTCGTCGGCCTGTTCTCGCGCCGCGCGTACAACGTCGACGGCATCCTCGTCATGCCCATCGGGGACGGGACGCGCAGCCGCATCTGGCTGCGCGTGGCCGAGGACGCGCGTCTGGAGCAGATGATGAAACAGGTGGCCAAGCTCGAGGACGTGCTCGAGGTGCGCCGTCACGGCGCCGGCCATGCGGTCTTCGAGCGCATCGGGGAATTCTTCCGCTGA
- a CDS encoding phosphotransferase produces the protein MTIIPTPETITPRWLTERLREAGHTRATVADVTATRIGTGQIGKCIRFTMEVSGGDASTPRSLVGKFPSDDPTSRATGVALRNFRKEVCFYRHLQPRLKISTPRCYFAAIDGDGPDFLLLLEDLAPAKQGDQLAGTSIPIARTAVAELVGLHAPTWCDASLRGLEWLGEPAADSIEMVRGMYAAQLPGFLERYRGQLEPDEARIIAQVAESKGPPFQPLQDVYSVVHVDYRLDNLLIDGTRTPVRVSVVDWQTVTLGSPLSDVAYFLGAGLDPGDRRRAERDIVRVYHEGLLAAGVRGYDFERCWDDYRRGVFAGFVVTVIAAMIVQRTERGDRMFLSMARRHSRHALDLGAQDLLG, from the coding sequence GTGACGATCATTCCGACGCCCGAGACGATCACGCCTCGATGGCTGACCGAGCGGCTACGCGAGGCCGGCCACACCCGCGCCACCGTCGCCGACGTCACCGCGACGCGCATCGGCACCGGCCAGATCGGCAAATGCATCCGCTTTACAATGGAGGTGTCAGGTGGCGATGCCTCCACGCCCAGGAGCCTGGTCGGCAAGTTTCCTTCGGATGACCCGACCAGCCGCGCCACCGGTGTCGCGCTGCGCAACTTTCGCAAGGAGGTGTGCTTCTACCGGCATCTCCAGCCACGCCTGAAGATCTCCACGCCCCGCTGCTACTTCGCCGCCATCGACGGGGACGGTCCCGACTTCCTGTTGCTGCTCGAAGACCTCGCGCCGGCGAAGCAGGGAGATCAGCTCGCCGGCACCAGCATCCCCATCGCCCGCACGGCGGTGGCCGAGCTCGTTGGCCTGCACGCGCCGACATGGTGCGACGCCTCGCTGCGCGGCCTCGAGTGGCTCGGCGAGCCGGCAGCCGACTCGATCGAAATGGTGCGGGGCATGTACGCGGCGCAGTTGCCGGGGTTCCTGGAGCGGTATCGCGGACAGCTCGAACCCGACGAAGCGCGCATCATCGCGCAGGTGGCAGAATCGAAGGGTCCGCCCTTCCAGCCCCTGCAGGACGTCTACTCGGTCGTGCACGTCGACTATCGTCTCGACAACCTCCTCATCGATGGAACGCGTACGCCAGTCCGGGTGTCGGTGGTGGACTGGCAGACGGTGACGCTCGGCAGCCCGCTTTCCGACGTTGCCTACTTCCTTGGGGCCGGCCTCGATCCGGGCGATCGCCGCCGAGCCGAGCGCGACATCGTCCGCGTCTATCACGAGGGCCTGCTGGCGGCCGGCGTGCGCGGGTACGACTTCGAACGCTGCTGGGACGACTACCGCCGCGGCGTCTTTGCCGGCTTCGTCGTCACCGTCATCGCGGCGATGATCGTGCAGCGAACGGAGCGAGGCGACCGCATGTTCCTGTCGATGGCCAGGCGGCACAGCCGTCACGCGCTCGATCTTGGCGCGCAGGATCTGCTCGGCTGA
- a CDS encoding MBL fold metallo-hydrolase — MSSERPTRVVTSSMIGMAMPDVARWSDRVVVVLGQNPGPFTGPGTNTYIVGTGRGRILLDTGQGVATYLPLLEKALEEECGGARIERIVLTHAHPDHIGGVAQLRERLGNPPVCKLPLPESDLGIEITPLSDGDQVETEGATLLAIWTPGHARDHLCFLLREEKVLFTGDVVLGAGTTVIPPDGDLDEYLASLRALLRLDVDRIFPAHGPAIEEPHEKIHEYLRHRALRDEQILDGLRAGVERTADLVRRIYVDVPEFLHRAAGVSVEAHLRRFEKLGRVRRDGEQWRLI, encoded by the coding sequence ATGTCCAGCGAGCGTCCCACGCGCGTCGTCACCAGCTCGATGATCGGGATGGCCATGCCCGATGTTGCGCGCTGGTCGGACCGCGTGGTCGTGGTTCTCGGGCAGAACCCGGGGCCCTTCACAGGCCCGGGTACCAACACCTACATCGTCGGCACCGGGCGAGGACGGATCCTCCTCGACACCGGCCAAGGCGTCGCAACCTATCTGCCGCTTCTCGAGAAGGCGCTCGAGGAAGAGTGCGGCGGCGCCCGCATCGAGCGCATCGTCCTGACGCACGCGCATCCCGACCATATCGGCGGCGTCGCGCAGCTTCGCGAGCGGCTCGGCAATCCGCCGGTCTGCAAGCTGCCGCTGCCCGAGAGCGACCTGGGCATCGAGATCACGCCGCTGTCCGACGGCGACCAGGTCGAAACCGAAGGGGCAACGCTGCTGGCGATCTGGACCCCCGGTCACGCGCGCGACCATCTGTGCTTCCTGCTACGCGAGGAGAAGGTCCTGTTCACGGGCGACGTGGTGCTGGGTGCCGGCACGACCGTCATTCCTCCCGACGGCGACCTCGACGAGTACCTGGCGTCGCTGCGCGCGCTGCTGCGCCTCGATGTCGATCGCATCTTTCCGGCGCACGGGCCGGCCATCGAAGAGCCGCACGAGAAGATCCACGAGTACCTGCGCCACCGCGCCCTGCGCGACGAGCAGATTCTCGACGGCCTCCGCGCGGGCGTCGAACGCACCGCCGACCTCGTCCGGCGCATCTACGTCGACGTTCCCGAGTTCCTGCACCGCGCCGCCGGAGTGTCGGTGGAGGCGCATCTTCGGCGTTTCGAAAAGCTCGGGCGCGTGCGCCGCGACGGTGAGCAGTGGCGCCTGATCTGA
- a CDS encoding gamma-glutamylcyclotransferase, with protein sequence MAPDLTWYFAYGSNMQRATFRERRALSPADVAVGWLDDYALCFDIPVGPGLRGVANLCRAEGARVWGVLYRLTPEQHAHLDGTEGVHAGLYKRVAVPVRTPAGATVAAETYISDLRDPSRRPSYRYRTILVEGARENALPAAYVEALERWELAWDEREGAFNPPGLRPPVLQEA encoded by the coding sequence GTGGCGCCTGATCTGACCTGGTACTTCGCGTACGGCAGCAACATGCAGCGTGCGACGTTCCGCGAGCGCCGCGCGCTCAGCCCTGCCGACGTGGCGGTGGGCTGGCTCGACGACTACGCCCTGTGCTTCGACATCCCCGTCGGTCCGGGACTGCGCGGCGTGGCCAATCTCTGCCGCGCCGAAGGCGCACGAGTGTGGGGCGTGCTCTACAGGTTGACGCCCGAGCAGCATGCGCATCTCGACGGCACCGAGGGCGTTCATGCCGGCCTCTACAAGCGCGTGGCCGTGCCGGTGCGCACGCCCGCCGGCGCCACGGTTGCGGCCGAGACCTACATCAGCGACCTGCGCGATCCCTCGCGCCGCCCTTCGTACCGCTATCGGACGATTCTGGTCGAAGGGGCTCGCGAGAACGCGCTGCCGGCGGCGTACGTGGAAGCGCTGGAGCGCTGGGAGCTGGCGTGGGACGAGCGCGAAGGCGCGTTCAATCCGCCCGGGCTCAGGCCGCCGGTCCTGCAGGAGGCGTAG
- a CDS encoding VIT family protein, translating into MAHRRHRERHYNERIAWLRAAVLGANDGIVSTASLVVGVVSADLDRDAVLVAGLAGLVAGAMSMAAGEYVSVSSQADAEAADLERERRELEADVAAERRELAAIYVDRGVEPALARDVAVQLMEKDALSAHARDELGLTEIHAARPVQAAIASATTFALGAALPLLLTWLSTDAALVPVVAGGSLISLALLGAMAARAGGASIATGAGRVTFWGAMAMAATAAVGAAVGTMP; encoded by the coding sequence GTGGCTCATCGCAGGCACCGGGAGCGGCACTACAACGAGAGGATTGCATGGCTGCGCGCCGCCGTCCTCGGCGCCAACGACGGCATCGTCTCCACCGCCAGCCTCGTCGTCGGTGTCGTCAGCGCGGATCTCGATCGCGACGCCGTGCTGGTGGCGGGGCTGGCGGGATTGGTGGCCGGCGCGATGTCGATGGCGGCCGGTGAGTACGTTTCGGTCAGCTCACAGGCGGACGCGGAGGCTGCGGATCTGGAGCGCGAGCGGCGCGAGCTGGAAGCCGATGTCGCTGCCGAGCGACGCGAGCTGGCGGCCATCTACGTCGACCGCGGCGTGGAGCCGGCCCTTGCACGCGACGTGGCGGTGCAGCTGATGGAGAAGGACGCGCTCTCGGCGCATGCGCGCGATGAGCTGGGGCTTACCGAGATTCATGCGGCCAGGCCCGTCCAAGCGGCGATCGCCTCGGCCACCACGTTCGCGCTCGGCGCAGCGCTGCCGCTGCTTCTTACCTGGCTCAGCACCGACGCTGCGCTCGTGCCCGTTGTCGCGGGCGGCTCGCTGATCTCGCTTGCCTTGCTCGGGGCGATGGCTGCCCGTGCGGGCGGCGCCAGCATCGCCACCGGCGCCGGCCGCGTCACGTTCTGGGGAGCCATGGCGATGGCAGCGACGGCCGCCGTCGGAGCTGCTGTCGGCACCATGCCATGA
- the ilvB gene encoding acetolactate synthase large subunit gives MSQSATTFTGAQILVRLLERQGVRIVAGIPGGAILPIYDALSQSGRIRHVLARHEQGAGFIAQGMARVTGLPAVCMASSGPGATNLVTAVADARMDSIPLVAITAQVPRAMIGTDAFQEVDTYGLSVPITKHNFLIGRAAELLDVIPRAFRIAASGRPGPVLIDIPKDVQNELVEVGPWPAPGLREWPPEPERDRIALAAQMINEASRPMLYLGGGVVHSGAASACVALAEKAGLPTVMTLMALGAMATDHRLSLGMLGMHGARCTNLALEECDLLIAVGARFDDRATGKAAAFCSRARIIHIDIDPSELGKIKAAHVGMTGDVGRVLELLLPQVRMQRRGGWLQRVDELKRAHPLRTPGADDIRTHYGLIAAVAACLDDEATIVTDVGQHQMWTAQAYPLRRSRQWLTSGGLGTMGFGLPAAIGAALAEPQRRVVCFTGDGSLLMNVQELATAAEQQANVKIVLLDNAALGLVHQQQTLFYGKRSFASKYAHKPDFPALARGFGIDAVDLDEEIDAHAALCRALLMPGPVLIHASIDQEQQVLPMVAPGAPNHEMIGG, from the coding sequence ATGAGCCAGTCCGCCACAACCTTCACCGGTGCCCAGATCCTCGTGCGCCTGCTCGAACGGCAGGGCGTGCGCATCGTTGCGGGCATTCCGGGCGGCGCGATCTTGCCGATCTACGACGCGCTGTCGCAGTCCGGCCGCATCCGCCACGTTCTGGCTCGTCACGAGCAGGGCGCCGGCTTCATCGCGCAGGGCATGGCGCGGGTGACCGGACTCCCGGCCGTGTGCATGGCCTCCTCAGGGCCCGGTGCGACCAACCTGGTGACGGCGGTGGCGGATGCGCGAATGGACTCCATACCTCTGGTCGCCATCACCGCGCAGGTGCCGCGTGCGATGATCGGCACCGATGCGTTTCAGGAAGTCGACACCTACGGCCTGAGCGTTCCCATCACCAAGCACAACTTCCTGATCGGCCGCGCTGCCGAGCTCCTCGACGTGATCCCGCGTGCGTTTCGCATTGCGGCCTCGGGACGCCCGGGGCCGGTGTTGATCGACATTCCCAAGGACGTGCAGAACGAGCTGGTCGAGGTCGGTCCGTGGCCGGCGCCGGGACTGCGCGAATGGCCGCCCGAGCCCGAGCGCGACCGCATCGCGCTCGCCGCGCAGATGATCAACGAGGCCAGTCGCCCGATGCTCTACCTCGGCGGCGGCGTCGTGCACTCGGGCGCCGCGAGCGCGTGCGTGGCCCTGGCGGAAAAGGCGGGGCTGCCCACGGTCATGACGCTGATGGCGCTCGGCGCGATGGCGACCGATCACCGGCTGTCGCTGGGAATGCTGGGCATGCACGGCGCGCGCTGCACCAACCTGGCTTTGGAAGAATGCGATCTGCTGATCGCGGTCGGGGCCCGCTTCGACGACCGCGCCACCGGCAAGGCGGCCGCCTTCTGCTCGCGTGCCCGCATCATCCACATCGACATCGATCCCTCCGAGCTCGGCAAGATCAAGGCGGCACACGTGGGCATGACCGGCGACGTCGGGCGCGTGCTCGAGCTGCTGCTGCCGCAGGTGCGCATGCAGCGGCGCGGCGGCTGGCTGCAGCGCGTCGATGAGCTGAAGCGTGCGCATCCGCTGCGCACGCCCGGCGCCGACGACATCCGCACGCACTACGGCCTCATCGCGGCCGTGGCGGCGTGTCTGGACGACGAGGCAACGATCGTCACCGACGTCGGACAGCACCAGATGTGGACGGCGCAGGCCTATCCGCTGCGGCGCTCGCGCCAGTGGCTGACATCCGGCGGTTTGGGCACGATGGGATTCGGCCTCCCGGCCGCCATCGGCGCCGCGCTGGCCGAGCCGCAGCGGCGCGTGGTGTGCTTCACCGGTGACGGCAGCCTGCTGATGAACGTGCAGGAGCTGGCCACCGCGGCCGAGCAGCAGGCGAACGTCAAGATCGTGCTGCTGGACAATGCGGCGCTGGGACTGGTGCATCAGCAGCAGACGCTGTTCTACGGCAAGCGGTCGTTTGCATCGAAGTACGCGCACAAGCCCGACTTCCCCGCCCTGGCTCGCGGCTTCGGCATCGATGCCGTCGATCTGGACGAGGAGATCGATGCCCACGCCGCGCTTTGCCGCGCGTTGCTGATGCCGGGGCCCGTGCTGATCCACGCCAGCATCGACCAGGAGCAGCAGGTGTTGCCGATGGTGGCACCCGGCGCTCCCAACCACGAGATGATCGGAGGATGA
- a CDS encoding coniferyl aldehyde dehydrogenase gives MAQTAQLRVIHSVENDCDRIFNLQRQAYLRHPYPSKEERLENLSKLEKIIVDNVDEIAEMIGRDFGHRCAEETKLLEVFTSVDGIRDAKKKLGRWMKPEKRHVSILFATGKNRLIPQPKGVVGIVVPWNYPLFLLIGPLTSALAAGNRCMVKMAANSTNLCKFLAGKFADVFPEDTVAILPGVKGTDFSSLPFDHILFTGSADAGRNVMRAAAENLTPVTLELGGKSPTVICDDFDVETAASRILYAKYVNAGQTCLAPDYVMVPKSRLQDFVAACKKILPKRYPDPTQESFTSVIDEKSYKRLRNTLEDAARKGAEIVPLVEGARFDDSLRKFPPHLVLNPTDDMIIMREEIFGPLLPVKTYETLDEVLAYVNSKDRPLGFYFFTNDKERENRLLYGTISGGVTINNCVFHVAQHDLPFGGVGASGMGHYHGHEGFVEFSKMRPVFTAPKIPGVEQFHPPYGRKHALLFNLLLKFKR, from the coding sequence ATGGCTCAGACTGCTCAGCTTCGCGTCATCCATTCCGTCGAGAACGACTGCGACCGCATCTTCAACCTTCAGCGTCAGGCGTACCTGCGCCATCCCTACCCGAGCAAGGAGGAGCGGCTCGAGAACCTCTCCAAGCTCGAGAAGATCATCGTCGACAATGTCGACGAGATCGCCGAGATGATCGGCCGCGACTTCGGCCATCGCTGCGCCGAAGAGACCAAGCTGCTCGAAGTCTTCACCAGCGTCGACGGCATCCGCGACGCGAAGAAGAAGCTGGGCAGATGGATGAAGCCGGAGAAGCGGCACGTCTCCATCCTCTTCGCCACCGGCAAGAACCGCCTGATCCCGCAGCCCAAGGGCGTGGTCGGCATCGTGGTGCCGTGGAACTATCCGCTCTTCCTCCTGATCGGCCCGCTGACGAGCGCGCTGGCCGCCGGCAATCGCTGCATGGTCAAGATGGCCGCCAACTCGACCAACCTCTGCAAATTCCTCGCGGGCAAGTTCGCCGACGTGTTCCCGGAAGACACCGTCGCCATCCTGCCGGGCGTCAAGGGAACCGACTTCTCGAGCCTGCCCTTCGACCACATCCTCTTCACCGGCTCGGCCGACGCCGGCCGCAACGTCATGCGGGCGGCAGCCGAGAACCTGACGCCGGTGACGCTCGAGCTCGGCGGCAAATCGCCCACCGTCATCTGCGACGACTTCGACGTCGAGACGGCTGCCTCGCGCATCCTGTACGCGAAGTACGTCAACGCCGGCCAGACCTGCCTGGCGCCCGACTACGTCATGGTGCCGAAGTCCAGGCTCCAGGACTTCGTCGCCGCCTGCAAGAAGATCCTGCCCAAGCGTTATCCCGATCCGACCCAGGAAAGCTTCACGTCCGTCATCGACGAGAAGTCCTACAAGCGGCTGCGCAACACGCTCGAGGATGCGGCCAGGAAAGGCGCCGAGATCGTGCCTCTGGTCGAGGGCGCACGCTTCGACGACAGCCTGCGCAAGTTCCCGCCCCACCTCGTGCTCAACCCGACCGACGACATGATCATCATGCGCGAGGAGATCTTCGGCCCGCTGCTGCCCGTCAAGACCTACGAGACGCTGGATGAGGTCCTGGCGTACGTGAACTCCAAGGATCGCCCCCTCGGATTCTATTTCTTCACCAACGACAAGGAGCGCGAGAACAGGCTGCTCTACGGCACGATCTCGGGCGGCGTGACCATCAACAACTGCGTCTTCCACGTCGCGCAGCACGACCTGCCCTTCGGCGGCGTCGGGGCCAGCGGCATGGGGCACTACCACGGGCACGAAGGGTTCGTGGAGTTCAGCAAGATGCGGCCGGTGTTCACGGCGCCGAAGATCCCCGGCGTGGAGCAGTTCCACCCTCCATACGGAAGGAAGCACGCGCTGCTGTTCAATCTTCTGCTGAAGTTCAAGCGCTGA
- a CDS encoding GNAT family N-acetyltransferase — protein sequence MARQPLRFSPDYSETRQLEDGTTVRLRLLRRDDRDRLIHGFEELSPESRYRRFFSAMPRLPEKVLDDLLDVDGWNRLAVVAFTEPDDHGVGIGRFIRLPDRPDTAEAAVAVIDSMQGRGLGKLLLIRVARAASERGIRRFQAQVLTDNEAMVSLLHELDKTATPTIEGPVATYQLDLPQATREGPSTSGPLFDLLRAAGRGLQVLLERLQHHPGH from the coding sequence ATGGCCCGGCAGCCGCTACGCTTCTCGCCCGACTACTCCGAGACGCGCCAGCTCGAGGACGGCACCACCGTCCGCCTTCGTCTGCTGCGCCGCGACGACCGCGACCGCCTCATCCACGGTTTCGAGGAGCTGTCGCCGGAGTCGCGGTATCGCCGCTTCTTCTCGGCCATGCCTCGCCTGCCCGAAAAGGTCCTCGACGATCTGCTGGACGTGGATGGGTGGAACAGGCTTGCCGTCGTCGCGTTCACCGAGCCGGACGACCATGGCGTCGGTATCGGCCGCTTCATTCGTCTGCCCGACCGCCCCGATACCGCCGAGGCGGCCGTTGCGGTGATCGACTCCATGCAGGGACGCGGCCTCGGCAAGCTTCTGCTCATCCGTGTCGCCAGGGCGGCCAGCGAACGAGGGATCCGCAGGTTCCAGGCGCAGGTGCTGACCGACAACGAAGCGATGGTGTCGCTGCTGCATGAGCTCGACAAGACCGCCACGCCGACCATCGAGGGCCCGGTCGCCACCTACCAGCTCGATCTTCCGCAGGCCACGCGCGAAGGGCCATCCACCTCCGGCCCCCTGTTCGACCTTCTGCGCGCTGCCGGCCGCGGACTGCAGGTGCTGCTGGAGCGCCTCCAGCACCATCCCGGCCACTGA
- a CDS encoding NFACT RNA binding domain-containing protein codes for MERWRRYELPGGWTVLAGRTDEDNDYLSLKLARPRDWWFHARAVPGSHVLLQARDGEEPDRATLEGAAAIAAWHSKARAGGIVPVSCTQACNVSKPRGAEPGTVSIRKERVLKVRPALPQKEPA; via the coding sequence ATGGAGCGCTGGCGCCGCTACGAGCTGCCGGGCGGCTGGACCGTCCTGGCCGGTCGCACCGACGAAGACAACGATTACCTGTCGCTGAAGCTGGCCCGGCCTCGCGACTGGTGGTTCCATGCGCGCGCCGTTCCCGGCTCGCACGTGCTTCTTCAGGCGCGCGATGGCGAGGAGCCCGATCGGGCGACGCTCGAAGGCGCAGCCGCCATCGCGGCATGGCACAGCAAGGCGAGGGCGGGCGGCATCGTTCCGGTCTCGTGCACGCAGGCCTGCAACGTCAGCAAACCGCGAGGAGCCGAACCCGGCACGGTCTCCATTCGCAAGGAGCGCGTACTGAAGGTGCGACCGGCGCTGCCGCAGAAGGAGCCGGCGTAG
- a CDS encoding glutathione peroxidase, with protein MSNLHDFQVRTIDGTSQSLADYRGKVVLIVNVASKCGLTPQYEGLEELQKKYGDRGFTVLGFPCNQFAGQEPGSEEEIKTFCSTTYGVTFPLTSKIDVNGDNRDPLYEWLATQPTSPDGPGDIRWNFAKFLVGKDGSLLARFSPTVTPEDPELVGAIEKALA; from the coding sequence ATGAGCAACCTTCACGACTTCCAGGTCCGTACCATCGATGGCACGTCGCAATCGCTCGCCGACTATCGCGGCAAGGTCGTGCTGATCGTCAACGTCGCATCCAAGTGCGGGTTGACGCCGCAGTACGAGGGGCTCGAGGAGCTGCAGAAGAAGTACGGCGATCGCGGCTTCACCGTCCTCGGTTTCCCGTGCAATCAGTTCGCCGGCCAGGAGCCGGGCAGCGAGGAGGAGATCAAGACCTTCTGCTCGACCACCTACGGCGTCACGTTTCCCTTGACCTCCAAGATCGACGTCAACGGCGACAATCGCGATCCGCTCTACGAGTGGCTGGCCACGCAGCCGACCTCGCCCGACGGCCCCGGCGACATCCGCTGGAACTTCGCCAAGTTCCTGGTGGGCAAGGACGGAAGCCTGCTGGCGCGGTTCTCGCCTACGGTGACGCCGGAGGATCCGGAGCTCGTCGGGGCGATCGAGAAGGCTCTCGCGTAG